TGGGCAATTGTTAGTGCTGAATTTGAAGGGGAACGGACTACTGTTCCAATAAATTATCCAGAATGTGGGAGAGATTTTTTTGTTTACTCCGATAATGGTATGTATAGAGAATATATCTTTCCTGGTAGTGATTGTAGACCAGAAATTAACAGGCTAAATTGGACTTTAGATAGGGGAGTCTTAACTTTAAGTAATTCAGTTGGTCAATCAGATGATTTAGTTATAATAAGAATTACTGCTCAGGAATTTGTTTTTAAATCTAGATTTGACGTTGATAGTGATGGTGAATTGGATGTATTGATTTTGACTGCCAACAGATATGACGCCAACGAATTTGATTTAACCACTAGTACCTTTGATCGTAATCGTGACGAAGATTTCGAAGATGTATTAAGCTTTACGTGGGAAGCCTATGAAGGTTTCAACACATTTAATCGTTACGAAATATATAGGAGTGCTGGAGAAAATTGTACAAAGGCAAACGCTGAATTAATAGCCACTATTATCGATGTAAGCACAGTTGAATATACCGATTTGAATCCACCTGGAGAAGAATCACTTTGCTATTATCTAAGAGTATATACGGATAAAGGCCTCCTTGGCGAGAGTACTTATATAGGGGTAAACCCAAGCTTTTTCATTTACATAAATGCTATTTCCCTTGATGAACCTATTGTAAATGGCAATAGCATTTCCCTTTCTTGGGCACCTTCGGATTCTCCATATTTTTCTCATTATGAGGTAACGGTTTCAAATTATGCAGGTACTAGCGCTAGTGCGGCACAAGAATATGTTTTGGCGGAAATTGATAATATCAACGAAACAAGTTTTACAGATGAAACCCCACCTTATTTAGAAAATCCGTTTTATACTGTTTATGCCTACAATATTTTTGGGAATAAAAGCCCTATAAGCGACTCAGAACGCACTGGGGTGAGGGAAGTAATCTTTAAAAGGAAAGAGATTATTGAATTCAAAAGAGTCATTTCTCTAGATGTTGATTCAGAGGAGCCCATTGTATATCTCTATGGCGAAAACAGTGGAAATGGGATTACAGGAGTGAATATTCTTCGTTTCAATTATCAGACTCATGAAATCGAAACCATCTCAGATATATCTCCTGAATCGCAGACTTATTCAGGAATTAAGGTCTTTAATTCTATTCAAAATGGTAAGGAATTAGTTGTGCAACAGGGTATTGAATTGCATTTTTACGATGCAAACACTCTAGAGTTTAAATATGCAATAGACCCAGAAGGAGTTTTTAGCTTTAGGGATTTCACTTATGTTCCCGAATTGGACCTTTGGATAGTAATTGAATCAAACAATATATACACACTAAAGCGGGACAACAGAAATCTATCTTTAGTAGACACTGATACACATTTTACCCAGCACCAAGGTAATAGTTACCATAGAGGTTTCATGATTAATGACAATAGGGTATTGATTGGCCATCCGAACGAGCCGAACAGTATTGTAAAAACACTTGATGACAATGGATTTATCATAGGCTCAACTATGGTTGATTTTAGCATACAAGCAAGAAATGGGAAAAGAACTCTTTATAATAGCGTGTCAGGTTACCTATTAAATACAGGTGAAAACAGACTTTACGACACAGATACTTTTCAAATTTTACAGTCTTTTGAATTTCCAAGTTTTCCAACGGGAACCAGTACAGATGGAAACCTTATTTTAGGAACCAATAATGACCCAGGTTGGCAGATAGATGCGGATAGTCCTCATAAAAAGGAAGCCGTTATTCTTAATAGAGCTACAAATCAAGTTGACGAACTGAGCACTATCGGATATCCACATTTTATTTTTGAAGATTATAATGGAGATATAATTAGTATCTCCTCTGGATTTAAAAAGGAGTCTTTAGAACAAAATATAAATGGAAAAGCAGATATTTTCATTGAAAAAATCCAGTTGCAATAATAAGTCTTCGACTTGGGCTACTTTACTTATGAATTAAATATTGAAAAGGCAGGACTTTAATATTTTATGCCTCGACTACGCTCAGCATAGACGCCACAACAAATATCCTTGTAAGGATTTTGTGTTAAAAAACGACCATCAAAGCAATTTTACATAATGGCTAATTATGGAATTCAGATGTTTCATAATTTATATTATGTAAAATAAGTATTTAAGATATCATGATTATACCACCTCTCTATCCGTTAGTTTCTAAGTAACTGGTTCTATATCAGCATTAAAACGAAATCCCAATATAACTCATAGGTAATTTATATTCAATCACAATGATATTTTTCAGGATAAAGCTCCATTTTAGAAAGTATCTTCGCTACATAATCTTTCAGGTAAGATTCTCGTTGCCCATATTCAAGTTAGATTGTAAAAAAAATAATCAGCCAGTACTAAGTCTTATTCTCAAAATTTAATCCCTTGAAATTTTTCGTCGTTGTTGCAACCCTAGTTTTGTTTTTGGTAAGTCGCCCGTCCTGCGGTCAGGAATTACCTGAAAAAGTCGTTAATGAAAATGCTCAATTTTGGATTTCAACGAACAATGTATTCAGAATTGCCAATCGTTGGGCCGTATTGAACGATATACATATTCGTAGAAACAATTTTTTAGCGGATCCCAATTTCTACTTCCTTCGCGTTGGCGGCCAATACTATTTAAATGCTAACCTTCGTTTAGCGACAGGTTATGCACACCTTTGGTTGACTCCCACCGGTGATTGGGACAATTTTCTAAACGAGAACAGGATTTACCAGCAGTTAAGTATATCCAAACGTTATGAAAAAATGAACGCTTTGTTTCGAATCAGATTAGAACAACGTTTTTTTAATAATGTGCAGGATGGTCAATCCTTAAATGATGATTTTTTTGTTAATCGTATTCGATTTCTGGTCAGTGCTGGACTTCCCTTTAAACAAAATGGGCCTACGGAACTTATATTGGCTAATGAAACACACCTGAATTTTGGTAAGGACGTTGTCTTTAACACCTTTAACCAGAACAGATTAACTGTTGGCATAAAGCATAAAATAAATAAAAGTTGGAAAGTGGATTGCGGCTATATGATGGTCTATCAACAACTCGCTACAGGTAATGTTTATAACCTTAATCATACCCTGCGTCTCTTCTTCTATGGCAGCTTTGATTTTAGGAAGAATAAAAAATTACCATTTAACGAAGTAAGGCATGGTGACGAGTAATACAGATTCTTCCCTTTGGTGAACATTCACGACTATTTAAGAACTTCTTTAGGGGACTTCCCTTTTTCAAAACTCATAAACAGATTGATCCAAATATTTCTAGAGATTCTCAGAATCAACGGTAAAGAGGCAAACATAACAACTACGATAATACCATAGGTTGTAATTAGACCTATATCAAAAACCAAATAGGATAAGACAAATGCAAACCCGGCGAAAAAAAGTCCGACCGGATAACTCACATACATAGCTCCATAAAAAAATGACGGTTCAATTTTATATTTAGTGTTGCAGTTGCTGCAGCGCTCCTTCATTTTTAAAGTTTTGGACAGTTTGTAGGGGTTCTGTTCCAAATACATGCTCTCACTTTGACAAACAGGACATGCACCCTTTATTATACTATAAATTTTAGTTCCCTTTAAAAACTTCACGACATATTGATTTGCTTTGCAAATGTAGGCGACAACTCCATCAACGCTTTCGCACGGATATCGCTACTTTTTGTACTTTTAGGACATATTCTGTGCAATGAAGCCCGTTATAGTACTTAATATTGAACAATTTGAACAAGAGGAATCACTTACCGATTTTTATAGTAATGATCTATCACTGCATTTAAAAAAGAATGCGGACATTATTCATAAACCCCATAAACATGATTTTTTTCTGTGCGTACTGTTCACCAAAGGCACTGGCAAGCACGAAATAGATTTCAACTCCTATTCCGTAAACCCTGGGAGTTTATTTTTTTTAAGACCTGGTCAGACCCATTCTTGGGAGTTCGATACTGCCC
The nucleotide sequence above comes from Flagellimonas sp. HMM57. Encoded proteins:
- a CDS encoding DUF2490 domain-containing protein, which gives rise to MKFFVVVATLVLFLVSRPSCGQELPEKVVNENAQFWISTNNVFRIANRWAVLNDIHIRRNNFLADPNFYFLRVGGQYYLNANLRLATGYAHLWLTPTGDWDNFLNENRIYQQLSISKRYEKMNALFRIRLEQRFFNNVQDGQSLNDDFFVNRIRFLVSAGLPFKQNGPTELILANETHLNFGKDVVFNTFNQNRLTVGIKHKINKSWKVDCGYMMVYQQLATGNVYNLNHTLRLFFYGSFDFRKNKKLPFNEVRHGDE
- a CDS encoding lipocalin family protein, giving the protein MKLKKCFYYVILVLAISCSKDNENDIDQGNIDNFYSGADSSASINQLEGVWAIVSAEFEGERTTVPINYPECGRDFFVYSDNGMYREYIFPGSDCRPEINRLNWTLDRGVLTLSNSVGQSDDLVIIRITAQEFVFKSRFDVDSDGELDVLILTANRYDANEFDLTTSTFDRNRDEDFEDVLSFTWEAYEGFNTFNRYEIYRSAGENCTKANAELIATIIDVSTVEYTDLNPPGEESLCYYLRVYTDKGLLGESTYIGVNPSFFIYINAISLDEPIVNGNSISLSWAPSDSPYFSHYEVTVSNYAGTSASAAQEYVLAEIDNINETSFTDETPPYLENPFYTVYAYNIFGNKSPISDSERTGVREVIFKRKEIIEFKRVISLDVDSEEPIVYLYGENSGNGITGVNILRFNYQTHEIETISDISPESQTYSGIKVFNSIQNGKELVVQQGIELHFYDANTLEFKYAIDPEGVFSFRDFTYVPELDLWIVIESNNIYTLKRDNRNLSLVDTDTHFTQHQGNSYHRGFMINDNRVLIGHPNEPNSIVKTLDDNGFIIGSTMVDFSIQARNGKRTLYNSVSGYLLNTGENRLYDTDTFQILQSFEFPSFPTGTSTDGNLILGTNNDPGWQIDADSPHKKEAVILNRATNQVDELSTIGYPHFIFEDYNGDIISISSGFKKESLEQNINGKADIFIEKIQLQ
- a CDS encoding DUF983 domain-containing protein; this encodes MKFLKGTKIYSIIKGACPVCQSESMYLEQNPYKLSKTLKMKERCSNCNTKYKIEPSFFYGAMYVSYPVGLFFAGFAFVLSYLVFDIGLITTYGIIVVVMFASLPLILRISRNIWINLFMSFEKGKSPKEVLK